Proteins from a genomic interval of Schistosoma mansoni strain Puerto Rico chromosome 2, complete genome:
- a CDS encoding putative six/sine homebox transcription factors, which yields MCEVLIQSNQFISLRHLLNRIPKTWLVSEENFLFYYHRQQQQQQFNTQLEILTNEKLYELRELIIKSFIILSYNDHNYKLVYELIKYNHFFNKKHQIILQHIWYNIHYDIIEKLRQRSLTAVDKYRIRKKYPLPNTIWDGEKIFYYFKQNIRYLLINYYQYNKYPNSIEKYEISRKTGLTLTQVSNWFKNHRQRDKSLESTDLYIKNKNKTLLNNNYNCNWSWQSIKSNTNNSNNNNSDNNPIIQHTQGIKNEYSIETYGKCYNYQSSYQQLTNQQTLSDNNGIDQNLSSSIENPKDSEYYRTTISYPIYSHQYVTLSKNSNELWFTQWSTNHFNSEYDKYNYEGNYNTISFDHNQNHSYYTL from the exons ATGTGTGAAGTATTAATTCAATCAAATCAATTTATATCATTACGTCATTTATTAAATAGAATACCAAAAACATGGTTGGTATCTGAGgaaaatttcttattttattatcaccgtcagcaacaacaacaacaattcaATACACAATTAGAAATATTAACCAATGAAAAATTATATGAATTACgtgaattaattattaaatcTTTCATTATTCTATCATATAATGATCATAATTATAAATTAGtctatgaattaattaaatataatcatttttttaataaaaaacatCAAATTATATTACAACATATATGGTATAATATACATTATGATATAATAGAAAAATTACGTCAACGTTCATTAACCGCTGTTGATAAATATCGTATACGTAAAAAATATCCATTACCTAATACAATATGGGATGgtgaaaaaattttttattattttaaacaaaatataagatatttattaataaattattatcaatataataAATATCCAAATTCTAtagaaaaatatgaaatttcTAGAAAAACTGGATTAACTTTAACTCAG GTAAGTAATTGGTTTAAAAATCATAGACAACGTGATAAATCCTTAGAATCAACTGatttatacattaaaaataaaaataagactcttcttaacaataattataattgTAATTGGTCTTGGCAGTCAATTAAATCCaacactaataatagtaataataataatagtgataataatccAATTATACAACATACACAAGgtataaaaaatgaatattcaatTGAAACATATGGAAAATGTTATAACTATCAATCATCTTATCAACAACTCACTAATCAACAAACATTGTCTGACAACAACGGTATAGATCAAAATCTTAGCTCTTCTATAGAAAATCCAAAAGATTCAGAATATTATAGAACAACAATATCATATCCAATATACTCACATCAATATGTAACATTATCTAAAAATTCCAATGAATTATGGTTTACACAATGGTCAACTAATCATTTCAACAGTgaatatgataaatataattatGAAGGAAATTATAATACTATTAGTTTTGATcataatcaaaatcattcatattatacactttaa